A stretch of the Salmo salar chromosome ssa20, Ssal_v3.1, whole genome shotgun sequence genome encodes the following:
- the pik3ip1 gene encoding phosphoinositide-3-kinase-interacting protein 1: MFLSLHFVLLSVAFVDSASIVEDCIRFNGVEYRGEQQSSSAGLTCLNWTNTTRDYDVMAYTDSQMGIGDHNYCRNPDSSEKPWCYVTGLDAQAQRQSCAIDTCEDEAPTEAGPLTTAQREVFELTKSGSAQGGGAVVQPVIGISQRVRTGPKKKDLGTLGYVVGILMMAIIILMGVGITFGYFYKRGRDLKKQHEQRVYEREMQRITLPLSAFSNPTCELVDENSIVIMAEEQTPTQEGMEGGDPLMGQQAGTPGA; this comes from the exons ATGTTTTTGTCGTTGCACTTTGTTTTGCTGAGCGTCGCTTTTGTGGACAGCGCATCCATTGTGGAAG ACTGCATCAGATTCAATGGTGTGGAGTACAGAGGGGAGCAACAGAGCTCCTCCGCAGGACTAACCTGTCTAAACTGGACCAACACAACCCGGGACTATGATGTAATGGCATATACAGATTCACAAATGG GCATTGGGGACCATAACTACTGCCGTAACCCAGACTCCTCTGAGAAGCCCTGGTGCTACGTGACTGGCCTAGATGCACAGGCCCAGAGACAATCATGTGCCATTGACACCTGCGAAG ACGAAGCCCCTACAGAGGCAGGCCCCCTTACCACAGCACAGAGAGAGGTTTTTGAGCTGACCAAGTCTGGGTCAGCCCAGGGAGGGGGTGCTGTGGTCCAGCCAGTCATTGGCATCAGCCAGCGGGTACGCACAGGACCCAAGAAGAAGGACCTGGGCACTCTCG GCTATGTGGTTGGCATCCTCATGATGGCCATCATCATCCTCATGGGGGTGGGCATCACCTTCGGCTACTTCTACAAGAG GGGTCGTGACCTGAAGAAGCAGCATGAGCAGCGAGTGTATGAGCGGGAGATGCAGAGGATCACTCTTCCCCTGTCGGCCTTCTCCAACCCAACCTGTGAGCTGGTGGATGAGAACTCCATCGTCATCATGGCCGAGGAGCAGACCCCCACCCAGGAGGGCATGGAGGGGGGAGACCCCCTGATGGGCCAGCAGGCTGGTACCCCAGGAGCCTGA